The Paenibacillus amylolyticus genome contains the following window.
CTCTGTGATGAAACGGGGATGCCGGGCATGATTCATGAGGTAGGCAGATGAGGTTTCATCTGAATCCAAAGGCAATTGTGAGCATTGTCTATGTTCTGGCGATGTTTATGGTGGCCATGGATGCAACGGTCTTAAATATGGCGCTGCGAACCATCAGTGACGAACTGGGTATTCCCCGGCTGCTGCCGGTACCTTAAATGTAGGTTATTTGGTGAGTTTGGCTGTATTTCTGCCTGTTGCCGGCTGGCTTGGTGACCGATGGGGCACGAAACGGGTTTTCCTGTCGGCACTGACACTGTTTACCGTATCCTCCGCGCTGTGTGCCACAGCTGATCAACTAGGCACGTTGACGTTTTTCCGCATTTTGCAGGGAGCAGGGGGTGGTCTGCTTACACCTGTGGGGATGGCGATGTTGTTTCGAACCTTTCCTCCGCAGGAACGTGCCAAGGTATCTCGCATGTTGGTGTTACCCATTGCCCTTGCTCCAGCCTTGGGTCCGATTGTGAGCGGATTGATTGTGGATCAACTGTCATGGCGCTGGATTTTCTATGTGAATCTGCCTGTTGGTATTCCAGCCGTGATCTTCGGCATGTTGTATCTGAAGGAGCACAGAGAACAGGGAGCAGGTCGATTGGATCTGCCGGGGTGGTTATTATCTGCGCCGGGACTGGCACTGACAATGTACGCGCTCAGTCAGGGACCACTGCGGGGATGGACCTCGCCGTTTATTATGGGAGCGGGATTTGTGGGAATTTTGCTGCTGACGTTGCTCGTCGTGGCGGAGCTGCGCGCCAGCAGCCGTTGCTTGATCTGCGTTTGCTGAAGCACCGACTATTCCGTTATACAGGCTTGGTATCCGTATGTGGGGCAGCCGGATTGCTGGGCATGCTGTATGTGTTTCCACTAATGTATCAAAATGTGCTAAAGGCCTCTGCGCTGGAAACCGGACTAACCACATTCCCGGAAGCGCTGGGACTGATGATTGCTTCTCAGCTTGTCCCTTGGACTTATCCGCGGCTGGGCCCGCGAAGGTTGATCTCGATAGGCTTGATCTGTACGGCAGTCATTTTCATCACGCTTAGTCAGATCACAGCGGATACGAACCCGTGGTTCATCCGTTCATTATTGTTCGGAGTGGGAATTTTCCTGGGACAGACGGTAGGGGCAGTACAGATTGCTGCATTTGCTCAGATCCCACCTGCATCCATGGGACGAGCCTCCACCTGGTTCACGGTGCAGAACCGTCTGGGATCAGCCATCGGCATGGCTTTACTCTCTGCTGTTCTGGCCGGTGTAGGTACAACAACGGTGACTGCTACAGGCACGATGGAGCCGAATATGCTGGCGTACCGTTTGGCTTTGTTGGGGGCAGCAGCATTTCTGCTCATCGGGCTGTGGTTCGCCCTGAAAATCCGGGATGCTGACGCAGCAGCCACGATACGAAAGATACCTACTGGAGGGTTATTTGGCAAGTTGAAACGTTCGTCCGCGGTGAGTTCTGAAACGGTGGCACAGCAAGAAGGATAGGATTGAGTTTGCGAACGAAGCAACGAAAGTCAAGTAGACGGTGCTACCGGATAGAGTGTTGATAAAATATGAGCGAGTCATACCGGGCATGATTAATTTGTCACCGGATTGACTCGCTCTTATTTGGATCGGCTAGGTAGTTGGTTGGTCACTTAATTATATGGTCACTTAATTATAGGGAAGAGGTGTGAGATTCTAACGAACCTCACACCTCTTAATAGTGGATTTTTAGGGTTTAGGGAAACCTAACGAACCTTAGACACCTTATTAGTGCAAAGTTCGGCGATATCAACGTGAAAAAGAACATATTAGGGGAAATAGGGTGTATAGGATTCCTTAGAATGCCAGACCTGTGTAATTGAAGCCCATAAGGTGTCTCAGATTCGTTAGAGTTGTGGACTCGACTCGAATCTAACCTAAACCCCGACCCTAACCGCAAAACCCAAAACCCAAAACCCAAAACCCAAAACCAAAATAGACTTCACGATCCCCAAATAAGCCGCAACTAGCCGCACATTACACCAGCTCCGTATATAGCTCCTCCAAGGTGATGATCTCGGGCTGGCTCGGCAGCTTTCCACCAGCCGAACAGGCCGCAAGCATATGCCCATCGTCCAGTCGCTGACTGTGAAAGTAATATGTCCCAGCCTGCTCGCAATGCCAAGCGCTTACCTCGTCAGGCAGGATGGCGAAGGAGTCCAGTGGTATGGACAAGCCCATACCGACGGCTTTGATATAACTTTCCTTTAGCGTCCATAGACGGTAGAAGGTTTCCAGCTGACGATTGTCAGGTTCTGCAGCCAAGAACTGGCTCTCCATTGGAGAGAAGAAGCGCTCTGCAATCTGCATGTCAATGGGTGCTATTTTTTCAACATCCACACCCAGTTCATCCGTACCGCCGGAGATCAGAGCAATCCAATTACCAGAGTGGGAGACGTTGAATGGCACATCCGAATGGTGACTGAGCGAAGGTTTGCCGTAGGAATTACGGGTAAAGAAAGATCAGCAGGTCTCAGTCCAGTTAACTTGCTCAAAGTCACACGAGACAGTATCTCTCCCAGCACGGAGCGATACGCATCGGCCTGACGCACAAAACGAGAAGCCTGGGCACGACGCTCAGCAGAGACTTTCGACAGAAAATGGTTCCAGTACGCCTCGGGCAATACTTCTGGAACGTGGAGCACATGTATCGTTATCATCATTTATCACCTGAAGACATATTCGGCGCGAATCAGTTACTTTCCTTTATATGGAACAAACCCTCAAGTACTCTCTATTTTTAACGAGCTCTACGCGGATGCTTGATCAAGACTGCTCTCCCTTTTTTCTTCTCCTATTGAGGTTTCAGGTTATGCATCTTCATCTCTACGCTTCTTGCGCTTGTTTCCACTCGGTATGTGCTGCCTGTACTCGCTCCCACATGTCTTGGCATTCCAATTCGCTGTAATTCACCAATGGCTCATGGAATAGTTCAGTTAATACGTCACGCCACTGCGTGTAGGTCTGAATCTCGGTTTTGCGGATTCCTTCGATATCATGGGTTCGGAGCATACAGCCTCGTAGTTCGTGACTGCGGTTCTCATCCCGCTGACGAAGCAAAAATACATTATGCCACGGTGATTCGGCCGCCAGACTGTAGAATTCATGCTTGGGTATGAACTCCCCCAGATCGTGAACCGCCTCAGGAGCATAGTCGACGCCTTTGCTTGGCCTATTCGGTTCATACTCAAGCCGCCATCCCCCAGCTGCAACAGATGATGGCATCAATTGGTATGTGAATGGAGCTGAACCATAGGTTCCGTAACGAAGTGGCAGAGGTTCGAAGGGCATTCCACCAAGACCTACATCTACAATCCAGCGCTCAACTGTCGGGTCAGCATCCGGCAGAAGAACAGACAGACCGAGATGGAACGAGTTCACACGGGGTTGTTCCCCATGAGGCTGAACTCCGCCTCGATGCCATTCAACGGTATAACCCAGTGACCGCAGAAGAACACTGAATGCACCATTGAGATGAAAACAGTAACCGCTGCGCCCCTGTAATATAAGTTGGATCGACTCTGGAAGACTTATTCCCACAGGACGACCTGCATATATATCGACGGTTTGCCAAGACAGATATTGCACATGAGCTCGCTGGAGTTCAGCTAAGAATTCCAGTGTGGGTTTCTTTATATCATCAATGCCGATCCGTTTCAGATAGGCCTGTATTTCAACGCCATTTAATCGTTCAATCATTCAGATCACCTCATGTTATATAGTAAGCTACAGGCATGGTTTATAACCTTCTGTTGCCCTGATCTCATTGTAGAAGTGAACGGGTGAAAACAACATCACCAATTGCGCAGATTGTAACGGTACAATTTATAGACCGGTTATGAGAATGATCTTCAAAATTAAACATGGTTCTGATGACATTGAAATATAATATGTGGATGAGCTATTTCTTTTTCTGGGGTATGCTAACCCTTTGGAGTGGATATAGGTTAGAATATAGATAGATAGCAGGATTAGGAGATGGAAAAATGGCTAATGAAGAAGTGATTTTGACACAGGAAGGCTTGGAAAAGCTGGAGGACGAACTGAGGGAATTGAAGACAGTGAAGCGTAAGGAGCTGGCTGAGCGTCTGAAACTTGCCATCAGCTACGGTGACCTCAAGGAAAACAGTGAATATCATTCAGCCAAAGATGATCAGGCTTTTATGGAGACCCGGATTCTGATTGTTGAGAAGATGCTGAAGAATGCCAAAGTCATCACGCCCGACAACATGGATGCTACCAAAGTGGGTGTAGGTTCAACCGTATTGCTCAATGATATCGAATTCGCCGAGAAGATTGAATATAAATTGGTTGGTCCTGCTGAGGCTGATGTAGCAGACAATAAAATCTCCTATGAAAGTCCACTGGGCAAAGAACTGATGGGCAAAGAAGTGGGCAGCGTCATTCATGTCAACGCTCCGATGGGCGTTATCAAGTACGAGTTGCTTGAAATAAGAGTGTAATCAGAGAACGAGGTGTTCCACAGACATGAACATGTCTAACGGGACGCCTTTTTTATTTTTTATACCTTTAATGCTGAGGGATTGGCTTTGTGCGTAACTTGATGCGGTTGGATGACCGGATTTTATCACATACTATTTTCTAAGAGAGTTTATGCAATGAAAGCTTTCCAAGGATACATTATGTAAATAAATAACATTTCGACAAATTTCGATTTTCGAATGACCTGACACGTAGAGTAGTATATAATTACGGGAAAACTTTAAAGTGATGGAGTAGATACGATGAATTTTAGTAAGCCTAATCTGGATCAAGACAACGCTGGCAAAGGGGAACGCTTCTCCCGAGCTGGATTTATCCTGGCAGCCATTGGCAGTTCGGTTGGTCTGGGCAACATGTGGAAATTTCCGTACATTACGGGGGAGAACGGAGGAGCTGCATTTTTCCTGCTCTTCATCGTCTGTTTGCTGCTCATCGGTCTGCCGGTGCTCTTGGCTGAACTTGCGATTGGTCGCAGTGGCAGAGGCAGTGCTGCAACTGCTTTTATCAAAGCAGGTGGACATAAAGGTTGGCTCGCAGCCGGATTGCTGCAAGTATTGACGCCGTTTATCATTCTGTCCTTTTATGTCATTATTGCGGGCTGGACATTGCAATACGCAGTAACTTCCTTCAGTGGAACCTTGTTCAACAATCCGGATTATGCCGGACAGTTTAGTTCCTTCGTAGGTGGCTATATGCCGATCGTGTGGCAACTGGTTTCCGTTCTCATCACGGGCTGGATTGTGGCCAAAGGGGTATCGAATGGAATCGAGAAGTTCAACAAGGTACTGATTCCCGCGATGCTTGTGCTTCTTATTATCCTGATGATCCGTGCAGTGACATTACCGGGTGCAGGTGCGGGTGTATCCTTTTTCCTGAACCCTGACTTCTCACAGCTGACAACCGAATCGGCTCTGGTTGCGCTCGGACATGCCTTCTTCTCCCTGTCACTCGGGATGGGTATTCTTGTAACCTACGGTTCGTATGTAGATAAAAATCAATCCCTCGGTGCAGCAACGGTTGCCGTTGGTGCGGGTGATCTGATCTATGCGCTCATTGCAGGTCTGATTATCTTCCCGACAACCTTCTCGTTCGGCATTGCACCGGACCAGGGTCCGTCCTTGATTTTCATTGCACTGCCAGCTGCATTCTCGGCGATGCCACTTGGATTCCTGTTTGCCGGCCTGTTCTTTATCCTGCTGGCTATTGCGGCATTGACGTCAGCAGTATCCTTGCTGGAAGTGCCCGTGAAATATTTCATGGAACGGTTGTCCTGGAGCCGCAGTCGTGCGGTATGGGTTATATCCCTCGCAGTATTCATCGTGGGGCTTCCTTCGGTATTGTCCCTCGGCTTGCTGCCTGAATGGACGATTGGATCGAAGAGTGTGTTCGATTGGATGGACTTTATGGCATCCAACATCTTGCTGCCTGTAGGTGGACTGCTTGTAACGATCTTTGCCGGATACTTCTGGAAGACGGCTGCTGAAGCTTCCGGTCTGCAGTCCGGATGGTTCCGGGTGTGGCTGTTCATGCTGCGTTATGTGGCACCAATTCTGGTTCTGCTGGTTCTACTGCACACTTCCGGTATCATTCACTTCTAAATGTGAAGGTACAATAGGGTTAAAGTTGGTTTGTTGTGCAGATTTACCATGGATAAAACCTCTTGGAAGAAATGCAAAAGCCCTTGTTTTCCCTCGTCAATTTTGGGACAATACGGAGTAGAGGTTTTTTGGGTAGGACCGATAAGCCATATGCTTTCTTGCGAAAAGAGGATTATACAATGAACAAATCATCCATATATGGATTAACATTAGAGCAATTGCGTTCCTGGCTGCCGGAGCATGGGCAGAAGAAATCCCGTGCATCCCGGATCTGGGAATGGTTGTATCAGGAGCGTGTACACGATTTTCCCGCGATGACGGATGTCCGTCAGGAATGTCTGGATGTGCTTTCCGAGCATTTCACCATGAACTCGCTGAGCGAACATGTGAAGCAGGAATCGGCAGATGGTACCGTGAAGTTTCTGCTTCGGATGCAGGACGGCAACCTGATTGAGACCGTATTGATGCGGCAAAAATACGGACTTACCGTCTGTGTGACCACACAGGTGGGCTGCAACATTGGCTGTAGCTTCTGTGCGAGCGGTCTGATCAAGAAGAGCCGTGACCTGACCGCTGGCGAGATTGTCGAACAGATTATGCACGTGCAGCGGCATCTGGATGCAGCAGGTCAAGGCGAGCGGGTAACTAACGTGGTGGTAATGGGAATTGGCGAGCCATTCGACAACTTCCAGCACATGAGTGATTTTATCGAAGTGATTAAGGATCGCAAAGGACTGGCCCTTGCCGCCAAACGGATTACGGTGTCCACGAGTGGCCTTCCGGACAAAATCAAGGAATTTGCAGACAGCAGTCTGCAAGTTAATCTGGCGATCTCTCTGCATGCACCGAATAATGAACTGCGTACACACATCATGAAGATCAACCGGGCTTTCCCGATTGAGCAATTGATGGATGCGGTGGATTATTATCTGGCTACAACGAACAAACGCATCATGTTTGAGTATATCCTCCTGCGTGATGTCAACGATCAACGTGAGCATGCCGCGGAGCTGGCTGAGCTGTTGTCCAGTCGCAGAAGTATGGTCAGCGTGAATCTGATTCCATACAACCCGGTGGATGAGCACAGTCAGTATCAACGGAGTACAGAGGAATCGATTCTTGGATTCTATGATACGCTCAAAAAGAACAACATCAACTCCACTGTACGTATGGAGCATGGTACCGATATCGATGCTGCTTGCGGACAGTTGCGTAGCAAACAAATGAAGAACAACACTGCAGAATCAGAGCCAGACCGTCTGGCACTGGGATAAGACACACTGCGAAGCTGGCAAGTCATTAGGACACTTGGTTGTTCTAATCGGTGCCTGTGCGTGCCATATAATGCTGCTGGGTCACGAACGAATGTGTTGCCTGATTACCAAAACGCCTCTGTATATCACTGGGAAGTGATAACGGAGGCGTTTTTGGAATGTCTTTATTTCAGTTTTTTGGTCATCAGCAGATGGGGAATGCCGTCTTCCATAAATACGTCTGACGCGGGCGCATATCCGAGACGTGCATAGAACCCGGAAGCTTGTACCTGTGCATGCAGTTTGGCTTTCTCAAGTCCTTCAGCAATAGCCATCTGCTCCAGCTTGTCGATCAGTACACGGCCCAGGCCGTGTTTACGGTAATTGAGCATGACGCAGATTCGTTCCAATTTGGCGACCTGATCTACAATGCGCAGTCTGGAGGTAGCAGCAGGTACACCGTCTACATAGAGCAGAATATGGCGCGCCTCTCCATCTAATGTATCATAAGCATCGAATTCATCCGATGCGGGTACGCCTTGCTCTTCAACGAAAATAGCGGTGCGAATGGCGAAGCAGGCATCAAGCAATTCCTGATTAGTAACTTCAACTATGGTTGTATTCATGAAGGTTTCTCCTTTGAGTGATCGTAATGTGATCCTGACGTGATAAACTGGTACTTAACAGGAATGTGGAACGAAATGGTTCCATGTATAACGTTTGAGCTAGATGTTTAAAATTGAAACCAATTCAACTGTAGTTATACCATCAATTATGTTGCGAATGCAACAATTTTATAGGGGCGTGAATATATTGACTGAGAAAAAGAAGTTTTGCGCGAAATTGGCATGATTGCCCGTTGTCTGGATTCCATCAGTAATGTCGAGTTTCAGCATCTAAACCTGTCCCGTGGACAATATCTGTATCTGTATCGAATCTGTGAGAATCCAGGTATTATTCCGAATCAGCTTGCTGAACTGATCAAAGTGGATCGCACAACTGCAGCCAGAGCCATTAGCAAACTTGAATCGGATGGATTCATTATTAAACAGCCAGCATTGGGTAATAAAAAGAATAAGGTATTATATCCTACCGAAGCTGGGCTTGAAGCATGGCAATTCATTCGTAAAGAGGGTGTGCATTCGGATCAGGTGACGCTGGAGGGTCTGACCGAGGAAGAGATCGAGACAGCCATTCACCTTCTCAGACGGATGCGTCATAACATTGAGGTGGACTGGAAATTTGTCAAAAAGGGTGGACGACGGCCTTATATGGATAACCTTGAATAATGCGAACTCTCGATGTGCCTCAGTCACTCACCAGAAAATTCAGGAGTTCACAGTCGTATTTCACCGGGAGGAATGGCGTGAAGATCATATTTCGAAAAAACGAACATGGCTGGTCCTATTGCTGATCAGTATTACCGTAGCCAGCGTGATGTTGATAAGGGAGCGGTTCCTGATGAACGAAGAATCTCCAACAGTATCTTTTATCGAGAAGAATATGACCAATCCCAACGGAACACTGGCTACCTATTTACGGGATGCAGCTTCGAAGGAAGCGGATATTGTTGCAGGTAGAGAGGCGCTGTCGGAGTCACTCGGCCTGTGGATGCAGTATGCCATAGCGAGTGACGATCAGGCTTTGTTTGAGCAGAGTTATGAGCAATTGACGACCTGTTTCCTCACGCCTCCGGACCCTTATATAGCCTGGAAGCTGAACGCCGAGGGTGAATCCCAAGTAACGACAAATGCACTTGGCGATGATCTTCGTATCATCGGTGCCCTCTTGCAGGCAGCAGATCAGTGGCAGCAAGGCAGGGAGTCGAAGCTTATGACGGCAGCCGCCCTTTCCCGCGCTTTGACACAGTCGACTAGGCAGAAAGGATATCTGGTGGATTTCCATGATTTTGCGAGTGGACATTCAACGAATACATTAAGCCTGGTCTATGTAGATCTGCGTGCACTGCAAGCGATGGAAAAGCATCAAATGGTGGAACCGGGAACCTACGCGAAATACGAATCTTTGCTGAAGAAGATGCCTAATGATGGAATATTTTACCCGAAGACCTTCGATGTGGTTCGTAAAGAATATACGTATGATGATACGGTGAATCTGATCGACCAGTTGATTGTAGCGAATCATCTAACGGTGACCGACCGCAAACCGGACAAGCTCATAGCTTTTTTGAAAAAGGAGTTCAATACCCGGCATCAACTGCCCGGACAATATATAAGAGAATCTCGCACACCTGCGGTATCTTATGAATCTTCATCGGTATACGGCCTCGCCATTTTACTGGCTGTACGTTCAGGTGATCCAAAATGGGCCAAACAGCTGTATAACCATATGATTACGTTGCGTGGTCAGGATACTCGTTATCCAGGTGGATATGTATTTGACGGTAACACACATCTGTTTGATAACCTTTTTCCTTTGTTGGGAGAAATTAATTTACAGAAAAGCATTAAAAAGTAATGATTTTGTCATTTAATGAATTGTTCAATGTGTTAGCATAGTTTTGTCTAATCATGTCATAAATTGTTGCAATATATAAAGAAGTGAGTATGTACAAGAGTCCTAAAAATTCAACGGAAAGAAGGAACTATGAAGAATAAAGCACCTACCCGCCGTATTGCATGGGGATATGCCCTTTTAATTGGCCTCGCTCTCATGCAGCAACTGTTGATTTATCTTAAAGTGTACATGGATCAGAGCTACACTACAGGGGATATGATTTTTAGTATTGTGTCACTGGGTGCATTAGTTTTTGGTCTTTTACTGCCTGTTGGCGTATCCGTCGTGACGGGATTTGTATATCTGGTCTCTTATTTTGTGTGGCTGGTTACTTACGCTGATGCGAATGTGCTTGTGTTCTCCTGGTGGTTGCTCATCCCTGCCAACGTTGCTGTGGCTGCGTTCATCAAGGCAAGCCTGCTGCGCAGTGCACGTGTAGTGGAACGTCTCCAGGATATGCAGGATCGTAACCCCGAAATAGATTTGGATACCTCGCTCGGAAATAAAGGAGCTCTGGCAGATACGTTAATCAAACATAGTAACCTTGCGCGTCGGTACTCCGAAAAATATGGATTTAGTATCGCCATGTTCAAAATCGAGTTTTTGCCGCTGGTGATGGAGTCCCTCGGTTCTGTCCGGTACGCTCAGTTCCTGCTTGAAATCTCGGGTACGATTCAGAAGCAGATTCGGTATGAGGATTATAAATTTTTCGTGGATCGTGGGCGATTTGTCATCATATGTCCTCTGGTGAATGTGGAATACCTTCCACATCTGACACAGCGGATCAAAAAAGCCATCATGGATCTTCACATGATCGATAAAAAGGGAAATGAGTTGCAGACGGTAATCCGCTCTGGTGCTCTGGTATTTCAGAAGGAGCAATTCAGCAAGTACGAGGACATAGACGCGGTTATTGCTGCCCTTGAACGAAACACAGAGACGGATCTCATCGGAGAATATATCTAACGGGAAGGAGAGATTCGCAGTGGATTATATGTCCTGGTTCATCCCGATCTGTATCGCCGTCAGTGGTATATTTGCGGTATTTACGATTTGGTTAACGATTGCAACCCTTCGTTTTCGATCGAGAGTTATTCGCAAGTATGATCGGAGGAAGGTAAGTGGCTGATTTTATATTAATATTATCCATATTCAGTATCTGGATTGCCGTATTCGAGTCCATTGTTATTATGGCAGGCGCGATTCGTTTTATTAATAAACAGGACAAAAAAGGGATTCATATCCCTGAAAATATGGACCACTACCCAACCGTCACCGTTATGGTACCTGCACACAACGAGGGTCTGGTAATTGTCGCGACGGTAGAGCATATTCTGCGCCTCAATTATCCGGAGGACAAGGTTCAGGTCATCGTGATTGCCGATAACTGCACGGATGACACCGCAGTGAAACTGGAATCCTTCCTTAGTCAGACCAGTTATGCTCATCGGAATGTAACCGTTATGGAACGTAAAGGAACGGGCGGCAAGTCCGGGGCTTTAAATGACGGTTTGGAGATAGCCACGGGCGACTGGATCTGTATCTTCGATGCAGATGCCGCACCTGAACGGAATTCATTAATGTTTTTGGCGCAAAAATCGCTCGAGAACCCTGAACAATATGGCGTGGTTTTTGGCAGAAACAAAGCACGCAACCGAGGGCAGAATTTCCTCTCCAAATGCATCAATCTGGAGATTATTACATCCCAGCGTGTGTATCACACGGGTCTGTGGGAATTGTTCCAGCTGGGTTCCATCCCGGGAACGAATTACATTATCAAAACCGAGTTGATCCGGGAGATTGGTGGCTGGGATGTGACCGCCATCACGGAAGATACGGCACTATCATTTGAGATATTGAATCGGGGGCAGTTTGTGGCGCTTGCGCCGCAAGCGGAAGCCTATCAGCAGGAGCCGGAACAGCTTAGTGTATAC
Protein-coding sequences here:
- a CDS encoding 4'-phosphopantetheinyl transferase superfamily protein, with the translated sequence MDVEKIAPIDMQIAERFFSPMESQFLAAEPDNRQLETFYRLWTLKESYIKAVGMGLSIPLDSFAILPDEVSAWHCEQAGTYYFHSQRLDDGHMLAACSAGGKLPSQPEIITLEELYTELV
- a CDS encoding arylamine N-acetyltransferase, with translation MIERLNGVEIQAYLKRIGIDDIKKPTLEFLAELQRAHVQYLSWQTVDIYAGRPVGISLPESIQLILQGRSGYCFHLNGAFSVLLRSLGYTVEWHRGGVQPHGEQPRVNSFHLGLSVLLPDADPTVERWIVDVGLGGMPFEPLPLRYGTYGSAPFTYQLMPSSVAAGGWRLEYEPNRPSKGVDYAPEAVHDLGEFIPKHEFYSLAAESPWHNVFLLRQRDENRSHELRGCMLRTHDIEGIRKTEIQTYTQWRDVLTELFHEPLVNYSELECQDMWERVQAAHTEWKQAQEA
- the greA gene encoding transcription elongation factor GreA, giving the protein MANEEVILTQEGLEKLEDELRELKTVKRKELAERLKLAISYGDLKENSEYHSAKDDQAFMETRILIVEKMLKNAKVITPDNMDATKVGVGSTVLLNDIEFAEKIEYKLVGPAEADVADNKISYESPLGKELMGKEVGSVIHVNAPMGVIKYELLEIRV
- a CDS encoding sodium-dependent transporter, which encodes MNFSKPNLDQDNAGKGERFSRAGFILAAIGSSVGLGNMWKFPYITGENGGAAFFLLFIVCLLLIGLPVLLAELAIGRSGRGSAATAFIKAGGHKGWLAAGLLQVLTPFIILSFYVIIAGWTLQYAVTSFSGTLFNNPDYAGQFSSFVGGYMPIVWQLVSVLITGWIVAKGVSNGIEKFNKVLIPAMLVLLIILMIRAVTLPGAGAGVSFFLNPDFSQLTTESALVALGHAFFSLSLGMGILVTYGSYVDKNQSLGAATVAVGAGDLIYALIAGLIIFPTTFSFGIAPDQGPSLIFIALPAAFSAMPLGFLFAGLFFILLAIAALTSAVSLLEVPVKYFMERLSWSRSRAVWVISLAVFIVGLPSVLSLGLLPEWTIGSKSVFDWMDFMASNILLPVGGLLVTIFAGYFWKTAAEASGLQSGWFRVWLFMLRYVAPILVLLVLLHTSGIIHF
- the rlmN gene encoding 23S rRNA (adenine(2503)-C(2))-methyltransferase RlmN, with product MNKSSIYGLTLEQLRSWLPEHGQKKSRASRIWEWLYQERVHDFPAMTDVRQECLDVLSEHFTMNSLSEHVKQESADGTVKFLLRMQDGNLIETVLMRQKYGLTVCVTTQVGCNIGCSFCASGLIKKSRDLTAGEIVEQIMHVQRHLDAAGQGERVTNVVVMGIGEPFDNFQHMSDFIEVIKDRKGLALAAKRITVSTSGLPDKIKEFADSSLQVNLAISLHAPNNELRTHIMKINRAFPIEQLMDAVDYYLATTNKRIMFEYILLRDVNDQREHAAELAELLSSRRSMVSVNLIPYNPVDEHSQYQRSTEESILGFYDTLKKNNINSTVRMEHGTDIDAACGQLRSKQMKNNTAESEPDRLALG
- a CDS encoding GNAT family N-acetyltransferase; this translates as MNTTIVEVTNQELLDACFAIRTAIFVEEQGVPASDEFDAYDTLDGEARHILLYVDGVPAATSRLRIVDQVAKLERICVMLNYRKHGLGRVLIDKLEQMAIAEGLEKAKLHAQVQASGFYARLGYAPASDVFMEDGIPHLLMTKKLK
- a CDS encoding MarR family transcriptional regulator, with translation MIARCLDSISNVEFQHLNLSRGQYLYLYRICENPGIIPNQLAELIKVDRTTAARAISKLESDGFIIKQPALGNKKNKVLYPTEAGLEAWQFIRKEGVHSDQVTLEGLTEEEIETAIHLLRRMRHNIEVDWKFVKKGGRRPYMDNLE
- a CDS encoding glycosyl hydrolase family 8; this translates as MNEESPTVSFIEKNMTNPNGTLATYLRDAASKEADIVAGREALSESLGLWMQYAIASDDQALFEQSYEQLTTCFLTPPDPYIAWKLNAEGESQVTTNALGDDLRIIGALLQAADQWQQGRESKLMTAAALSRALTQSTRQKGYLVDFHDFASGHSTNTLSLVYVDLRALQAMEKHQMVEPGTYAKYESLLKKMPNDGIFYPKTFDVVRKEYTYDDTVNLIDQLIVANHLTVTDRKPDKLIAFLKKEFNTRHQLPGQYIRESRTPAVSYESSSVYGLAILLAVRSGDPKWAKQLYNHMITLRGQDTRYPGGYVFDGNTHLFDNLFPLLGEINLQKSIKK
- a CDS encoding diguanylate cyclase, whose protein sequence is MKNKAPTRRIAWGYALLIGLALMQQLLIYLKVYMDQSYTTGDMIFSIVSLGALVFGLLLPVGVSVVTGFVYLVSYFVWLVTYADANVLVFSWWLLIPANVAVAAFIKASLLRSARVVERLQDMQDRNPEIDLDTSLGNKGALADTLIKHSNLARRYSEKYGFSIAMFKIEFLPLVMESLGSVRYAQFLLEISGTIQKQIRYEDYKFFVDRGRFVIICPLVNVEYLPHLTQRIKKAIMDLHMIDKKGNELQTVIRSGALVFQKEQFSKYEDIDAVIAALERNTETDLIGEYI
- a CDS encoding glycosyltransferase, with translation MADFILILSIFSIWIAVFESIVIMAGAIRFINKQDKKGIHIPENMDHYPTVTVMVPAHNEGLVIVATVEHILRLNYPEDKVQVIVIADNCTDDTAVKLESFLSQTSYAHRNVTVMERKGTGGKSGALNDGLEIATGDWICIFDADAAPERNSLMFLAQKSLENPEQYGVVFGRNKARNRGQNFLSKCINLEIITSQRVYHTGLWELFQLGSIPGTNYIIKTELIREIGGWDVTAITEDTALSFEILNRGQFVALAPQAEAYQQEPEQLSVYMKQRERWAKGNYQVVLDNIHNLFNRSSWRNKLLVIYYAVSYFWFMLAIIVSDIIFLVNLVYRVIAIFKPEVVSPFQFVGDAYVFLVIGWALMYFIYVLQINLALAADIGQSNTRNFIYACVSYFTYAQLFILISIKAFYSLIMDKIRKRESKWYKTERFG